A window of the Candidatus Saccharibacteria bacterium oral taxon 488 genome harbors these coding sequences:
- a CDS encoding ATP synthase F0 subunit C, which translates to MKELAFALTYAIPAALAAIGAGIVGAAAMNAAGRNPEKINDLRTMMILGISFIDALAIIGFVAAIVGKVM; encoded by the coding sequence ATGAAAGAATTAGCATTTGCACTCACCTACGCCATCCCGGCTGCGCTGGCAGCGATCGGCGCTGGTATCGTCGGCGCGGCAGCGATGAACGCGGCTGGCCGCAACCCAGAGAAAATTAACGATTTACGCACCATGATGATCCTCGGTATTTCGTTCATCGACGCCCTGGCGATTATCGGTTTCGTGGCGGCTATCGTCGGCAAAGTTATGTAA
- the atpF gene encoding F0F1 ATP synthase subunit B: MERILTQFASAEAHAAEKADLFSSLGIDWKLLMLQTAAFLILLVILRKWVYPPLAAMLDKREKDMRTAEKAAQSARDNADKAEKMTNELMRKARAEASDIVAAAREEAALVVEQAAAKATAKSETIVSAAQAEIAKEVEQAKKALHNETLELVAEATGKVLHEKVDAKTDAKLIATAVKEVA; this comes from the coding sequence GTGGAGAGAATTTTGACACAATTTGCGAGTGCCGAAGCGCACGCGGCCGAGAAGGCTGATCTGTTCAGTTCGCTGGGCATTGACTGGAAGCTACTGATGTTACAAACGGCGGCGTTCTTGATCTTGCTGGTGATTCTCCGCAAGTGGGTGTATCCGCCACTGGCAGCGATGCTCGACAAGCGCGAAAAAGACATGCGCACAGCCGAAAAGGCGGCGCAGTCGGCGCGTGATAACGCTGATAAAGCCGAAAAAATGACCAACGAGTTGATGCGAAAAGCTCGGGCGGAGGCCAGTGATATCGTGGCGGCAGCGCGCGAGGAAGCAGCCTTGGTCGTCGAGCAGGCCGCCGCTAAGGCGACTGCCAAGTCCGAGACCATCGTCAGCGCGGCACAGGCGGAAATTGCTAAGGAAGTTGAGCAGGCTAAGAAAGCGCTACACAATGAAACGCTGGAATTGGTGGCCGAGGCGACTGGCAAGGTTTTGCACGAGAAAGTTGATGCTAAGACAGACGCCAAGCTAATCGCGACTGCGGTCAAGGAGGTTGCCTAG
- a CDS encoding F0F1 ATP synthase subunit delta — MARTLRRKLARHAAERLLAGDAAVIDELAALIVHERREREVDLLVQDIEAELAERGTVVATVESATSLDEATKGAIRKLLSSDSGMESLSSVEGRSAARASRKDARSEARVPETDGSDRATQHVELPDTEVPSDRIVQVRLREIIRSELIGGVKITTPTQVMDATIAKKLNDLRAKKI, encoded by the coding sequence ATGGCGCGGACGCTTCGGCGAAAGTTGGCACGACACGCGGCCGAGCGGCTGCTGGCGGGCGACGCGGCGGTGATTGATGAACTGGCGGCACTGATCGTCCACGAGCGGCGCGAGCGAGAGGTTGATCTGTTGGTGCAGGATATTGAGGCGGAATTGGCTGAGCGTGGGACGGTTGTGGCGACGGTGGAGAGTGCGACATCGCTGGACGAGGCGACAAAGGGTGCAATTAGAAAGCTACTATCGTCTGACTCGGGTATGGAGTCGCTGTCATCTGTGGAGGGTCGCTCTGCAGCCCGAGCGTCCAGAAAGGACGCCCGGAGCGAAGCCCGCGTACCCGAAACAGATGGTAGCGACCGTGCCACTCAGCATGTCGAACTTCCTGATACGGAAGTCCCGAGCGACCGCATCGTTCAGGTGCGCCTGCGCGAAATCATCCGTTCCGAGTTGATCGGCGGGGTGAAGATTACCACGCCGACCCAAGTGATGGACGCGACAATTGCCAAGAAACTAAACGACTTGCGGGCGAAGAAAATCTAG
- a CDS encoding F0F1 ATP synthase subunit alpha, translated as MSKIDVTELAKSLREKIAQLEATEGLEDAGVVIRVGDGVAWVHGLSKAGYSEVLEIETDGGTVEAFALNLMEDEIGAVILGGEEKVKAGASVRRKGAVLDVPVGEELLGRVVDPLGRPLDGGPAIKTKQRGLIERPAIGVMGRKSVHEPLMTGIMSIDAMFPIGRGQRELIIGDRQTGKTAIAIDTMINQARQKTGVVNVYVAIGQKLSKIARLVDRLKEEGVMEQTIVVATSPSDAASLLYLAPYAGTAMGEYFRDNGGHALMIYDDLTKHAVAYRQMSLLLRRPPGREAYPGDVFYLHSRLLERSAKLSDELGAGSLTALPIIETQAGDISAYIPTNVISITDGQIFLETDLFYQGIRPAISAGLSVSRVGGAAQTKAVKSVGGNLKLGLSQFRELASFAQFGSDLDDATKAQIDRGQRLTELLKQPQYQPMSVWEQFVSIHAVTSGAFDDVPVAKIKEAQAALLTQLWKNSKDAMRELNKGAKPTDEQLKVIDEATQVAAKGFEE; from the coding sequence ATGAGCAAGATTGATGTGACAGAACTAGCCAAAAGCCTGCGGGAAAAAATCGCGCAGCTGGAGGCAACGGAAGGGTTAGAGGACGCTGGTGTGGTTATCCGCGTTGGTGACGGCGTGGCATGGGTGCACGGCCTCAGCAAAGCTGGCTACAGCGAAGTCCTAGAAATTGAGACTGATGGCGGCACGGTGGAAGCCTTTGCGCTGAACTTGATGGAAGATGAAATTGGTGCGGTGATCCTCGGTGGTGAAGAAAAAGTCAAGGCTGGCGCCAGCGTTCGCCGCAAGGGTGCGGTGCTGGATGTACCAGTTGGCGAGGAGCTGCTCGGCCGTGTGGTTGACCCGCTCGGTCGGCCGCTCGATGGCGGACCAGCTATCAAGACGAAACAGCGTGGGCTGATTGAGCGCCCAGCCATCGGCGTGATGGGTCGTAAGTCGGTGCACGAGCCGCTGATGACCGGTATCATGTCAATTGACGCCATGTTCCCGATCGGTCGCGGGCAGCGCGAGCTGATCATCGGTGACCGCCAGACTGGTAAGACCGCGATTGCTATCGACACCATGATCAACCAGGCACGGCAAAAGACCGGCGTGGTGAACGTCTACGTAGCGATTGGACAGAAATTATCAAAGATTGCTCGGTTGGTTGACCGCCTCAAAGAAGAAGGCGTGATGGAACAAACCATCGTGGTGGCGACCAGCCCGTCGGACGCAGCTTCCCTGTTGTACTTGGCACCATATGCTGGTACCGCCATGGGTGAATATTTCCGCGACAACGGCGGCCATGCGCTGATGATTTATGATGATTTGACCAAGCACGCCGTGGCCTACCGCCAGATGTCGCTACTGCTGCGCCGCCCACCGGGACGTGAGGCCTACCCGGGTGACGTCTTCTATCTACACTCTCGCCTGCTGGAGCGTTCAGCCAAGTTGTCAGACGAATTGGGTGCTGGTTCACTGACTGCCCTGCCGATCATCGAGACGCAGGCTGGCGACATCTCGGCCTACATTCCAACCAACGTGATTTCCATTACCGACGGTCAGATTTTCCTAGAAACCGATCTGTTCTACCAGGGTATTCGCCCAGCTATCTCCGCTGGTCTGTCGGTCTCACGCGTTGGTGGTGCCGCCCAGACCAAGGCGGTTAAGTCGGTTGGCGGTAACCTGAAGTTGGGCTTGAGCCAGTTCCGTGAATTGGCGTCGTTTGCGCAATTTGGCTCCGATTTGGATGATGCGACTAAGGCGCAAATTGACCGCGGTCAACGCCTGACTGAACTGCTCAAGCAGCCGCAGTATCAGCCGATGAGTGTCTGGGAGCAATTTGTCAGTATTCATGCGGTGACTAGCGGCGCCTTTGATGATGTGCCGGTTGCTAAGATCAAGGAAGCGCAGGCCGCTCTGTTGACGCAGCTTTGGAAAAATAGTAAAGACGCCATGCGCGAGCTAAACAAGGGTGCCAAGCCAACTGACGAGCAACTGAAAGTCATTGACGAGGCAACCCAAGTGGCGGCGAAAGGCTTTGAGGAGTAA
- the atpG gene encoding ATP synthase F1 subunit gamma has protein sequence MPSTRALKNRIRSVDSTKQITKAMQLVAASKMRRAQEADKASAPYTMAAEELLSYLASQGATDNHPLFKRRKINKRLIIVIASDKGLAGAYNTNVLKKYLELLKRDDERGIENLTLTIGRRASQFASRLKDTKIIGTYEDLPDQPSGLTFHTILNTAISMFENGEVDAVTLVYTRFVNSMVQTAELSRLLPAGTKALIDPSEVSNTVSDAKYEPNIPEVLDAVAYRLTGARLFQALLDARASEHSMRMMAMKNATDNASDLVDDLTLAMNKARQGAITQELAEISGGVEAMEQ, from the coding sequence ATGCCGAGTACTCGTGCGCTGAAAAATCGCATTCGCTCGGTGGACTCGACCAAGCAGATCACCAAGGCGATGCAGTTGGTGGCCGCCAGTAAGATGCGCCGCGCCCAAGAGGCGGACAAGGCCTCGGCTCCCTACACCATGGCGGCGGAGGAGCTGCTGAGCTACCTGGCCAGTCAAGGTGCGACTGACAATCACCCACTGTTTAAGCGCCGCAAGATTAACAAGCGTTTGATCATTGTCATCGCCAGTGACAAGGGTTTGGCCGGTGCATACAACACTAACGTCTTGAAGAAATATCTGGAGCTGCTGAAGCGCGACGATGAACGCGGCATTGAGAATTTGACCTTGACCATTGGCCGCCGAGCTTCGCAATTCGCCTCGCGCCTGAAGGATACAAAGATTATCGGTACGTACGAAGATTTGCCAGATCAGCCGTCGGGACTCACCTTTCACACGATTCTGAATACCGCCATTAGTATGTTTGAGAATGGCGAGGTTGACGCGGTGACGTTGGTGTACACGCGGTTTGTCAATAGCATGGTGCAGACGGCGGAGTTGTCGCGCTTGCTGCCGGCGGGCACTAAAGCCTTAATTGATCCGAGCGAGGTCTCGAACACAGTTTCTGACGCCAAGTATGAGCCAAACATTCCAGAGGTACTGGACGCCGTCGCCTACCGTTTGACGGGTGCGCGGCTGTTTCAGGCGCTATTGGATGCCCGCGCCAGTGAGCACTCTATGCGGATGATGGCTATGAAGAATGCGACGGATAATGCCAGTGATTTGGTGGATGATCTGACCTTGGCGATGAACAAAGCCCGCCAAGGCGCGATTACCCAAGAGCTGGCAGAAATTTCCGGCGGCGTGGAGGCGATGGAACAATGA
- the atpD gene encoding F0F1 ATP synthase subunit beta, which translates to MSKILGKIIQIVGVVVDVEFPRDVKLPAIYDALHVKNGKETLVLEVAQHLDEHTVRTIALSSTDGLARGADVVATGAPISVPVGAETQGRMFNVVGEAIDEKPQPKGKTAPIHRPAPDLSEQSNKTEILETGIKVVDLIAPLAKGGKAGLFAGAGVGKTVLITELINNIAKFHSGNSVFAGVGERTREGNDLYYEMEEAGVLDKTSLVFGQMNEPPGARLRVALSGLAMAEAFRDEGKDVLLFIDNIYRYTQAGAEVSALLGRLPSAVGYQPNLQQEMGALQERITSTKKGSITSVQAVYVPADDLTDPAPATTFAHLDATIVMNRALTEIGIYPAVDVLDSSSNSLDPEIVGEEHYRVAREVQRVLQQYKELQDIIAILGMEELSDDQKQIVARARRIQRFLAQPFHVAEKFTGNPGVYVKLEDTIRDAADILAGKYDDKPESWFYMVQGTLADQVARDAEAAKQPEAKKD; encoded by the coding sequence ATGAGTAAAATATTAGGAAAAATTATTCAAATCGTTGGCGTGGTGGTCGATGTGGAGTTTCCACGTGACGTTAAATTGCCGGCGATTTATGATGCGCTCCATGTCAAGAACGGCAAAGAGACGCTGGTGCTGGAAGTAGCACAGCACCTCGACGAGCACACCGTGCGAACGATTGCTCTGTCGTCGACTGACGGCTTGGCTCGCGGTGCGGACGTGGTGGCGACTGGTGCGCCGATTTCTGTGCCAGTGGGCGCCGAGACTCAGGGACGCATGTTTAACGTGGTTGGTGAAGCGATTGACGAGAAGCCACAGCCAAAGGGCAAAACCGCGCCGATTCACCGCCCTGCTCCAGATCTGAGTGAGCAGTCGAACAAGACGGAGATTTTGGAAACTGGAATTAAGGTTGTCGACCTCATTGCACCGCTGGCCAAAGGTGGTAAGGCTGGTCTGTTTGCTGGTGCTGGTGTTGGTAAAACCGTCCTGATCACCGAGCTGATCAACAACATTGCCAAGTTCCACTCTGGTAACTCGGTCTTTGCCGGCGTTGGTGAGCGTACTCGCGAAGGAAATGACTTGTACTACGAAATGGAAGAAGCGGGCGTGCTGGACAAGACCTCGCTGGTGTTTGGCCAGATGAATGAGCCGCCTGGAGCACGTTTGCGCGTGGCGCTGTCTGGCTTGGCGATGGCTGAAGCCTTCCGTGACGAAGGTAAAGACGTGCTGCTGTTTATCGACAATATTTACCGCTACACGCAGGCTGGTGCTGAGGTGTCGGCGCTGCTTGGTCGTTTGCCAAGCGCTGTGGGCTATCAGCCAAACTTGCAGCAAGAAATGGGTGCCCTGCAGGAGCGCATTACTTCGACGAAAAAGGGTTCAATTACCTCTGTTCAAGCGGTTTATGTGCCAGCTGACGACTTGACCGACCCAGCGCCGGCAACCACCTTCGCCCACCTGGACGCGACCATCGTGATGAACCGTGCTTTGACGGAAATTGGTATCTACCCGGCTGTCGATGTGCTGGATTCTAGCTCTAATTCGTTGGATCCAGAAATCGTTGGTGAGGAACACTACCGCGTGGCGCGCGAAGTTCAGCGAGTGCTGCAGCAGTACAAAGAATTGCAGGACATCATTGCCATCCTCGGTATGGAAGAATTGTCGGATGACCAGAAGCAAATCGTTGCTCGGGCTCGCCGCATTCAGCGCTTCCTGGCGCAGCCATTCCACGTGGCTGAGAAATTTACTGGCAATCCAGGCGTGTACGTCAAGTTAGAGGACACCATTCGCGACGCTGCCGACATCTTGGCTGGTAAATACGACGACAAGCCAGAAAGCTGGTTCTACATGGTGCAAGGCACTTTGGCTGACCAGGTAGCTCGCGACGCTGAAGCAGCAAAGCAACCAGAGGCAAAGAAGGACTAG
- the atpC gene encoding ATP synthase F1 subunit epsilon — protein MNLKLVTLGGVKLDEAVYSVTIPTIDGEISVLPSHEPLVTVAKDGVITVRRRQEDSDNQLEYFAISGGVVKIDYSSVQILVDEADHGDDIIEAETQAALERAIKARDEAGDQVEREKAKQLIDRHMVRLKVADLHRRKRRR, from the coding sequence ATGAATTTGAAGCTAGTAACGCTCGGTGGTGTCAAGCTGGATGAGGCGGTCTACTCGGTAACTATCCCGACGATTGACGGCGAGATTTCGGTGCTGCCGAGCCACGAGCCGCTGGTGACAGTGGCCAAGGACGGCGTGATCACCGTGCGCCGGCGCCAAGAAGATTCTGACAATCAGTTGGAGTATTTCGCAATTTCCGGCGGCGTGGTGAAAATTGATTATTCATCGGTGCAGATCCTGGTGGACGAAGCGGATCATGGCGACGACATCATCGAGGCGGAGACTCAGGCGGCACTAGAGCGTGCCATCAAAGCCCGCGACGAAGCCGGCGACCAAGTCGAACGCGAGAAAGCCAAACAGCTCATCGACCGGCACATGGTACGGCTAAAGGTTGCAGATTTGCATCGGCGCAAGCGACGACGCTAG
- a CDS encoding tRNA-dihydrouridine synthase family protein, protein MTCWDNLPQPFFILAPMEAVTDVVFRHVVKQAGAPDVFFTEFANATGWVHAGDKAIAGRLVKTDDEYPLVAQIWGGEPGDMEQFASYCAKLGFDGIDINMGCPAKSATKSGGAALIRRPDVAVAAITAAKTAGLPVSVKTRLGYSRVDEWKEWLGTLLAHDLANLTIHLRTKKEMSKVPAHYELIDDIIALRDDIAPQTLLTINGDIRNRAHGLELVRQHPGINGIMIGRGVFSDPFCFACTDARTSHKIIRDPLKPAQIFSEMPLAPDAPAPTTRSRQISSGDLSEKCASNQNDAPFTNALEHKSELIVLLYYHLDLFDHYQPTLGRPYETLKRFFKIYIRDFDGAKELRDQLMHTTSTDEVRKIFEKYKYYDIM, encoded by the coding sequence ATGACATGTTGGGACAACTTACCACAGCCATTTTTTATCTTGGCACCCATGGAGGCCGTCACTGACGTAGTGTTTCGTCATGTCGTCAAGCAGGCGGGCGCGCCCGACGTGTTTTTCACCGAGTTTGCCAACGCCACCGGCTGGGTACATGCTGGCGACAAGGCCATCGCTGGACGGCTCGTCAAGACCGACGACGAGTATCCATTGGTCGCCCAAATCTGGGGCGGTGAGCCAGGCGACATGGAGCAATTTGCCAGCTATTGCGCCAAGCTCGGCTTCGACGGCATCGACATCAACATGGGCTGTCCCGCCAAATCCGCCACCAAAAGCGGGGGAGCAGCGCTCATCCGCCGACCCGATGTAGCAGTCGCCGCCATCACCGCCGCTAAAACCGCCGGGCTACCAGTTAGTGTGAAAACTAGGTTGGGCTATTCACGCGTTGACGAGTGGAAAGAGTGGCTGGGCACGCTACTGGCGCATGACCTCGCCAACCTGACCATCCACCTCCGTACCAAAAAAGAAATGAGTAAAGTCCCGGCGCACTACGAACTCATCGACGACATCATCGCCCTGCGTGATGACATCGCCCCACAAACCCTACTAACTATCAACGGCGATATCCGCAACCGAGCCCACGGTCTAGAGCTAGTCCGTCAACATCCCGGCATCAACGGCATCATGATCGGGCGGGGGGTTTTCAGCGATCCGTTTTGCTTTGCCTGTACCGACGCTCGGACATCTCATAAAATAATCCGGGACCCGCTAAAGCCAGCCCAGATTTTTTCTGAGATGCCGCTCGCGCCAGATGCGCCAGCACCGACGACACGCTCGCGCCAAATCTCCAGTGGAGATTTAAGCGAAAAGTGTGCTTCGAATCAGAACGATGCGCCGTTCACCAACGCTTTAGAACACAAATCTGAACTGATTGTCTTACTGTACTACCATCTCGACCTCTTCGACCACTACCAGCCAACCCTCGGCCGCCCCTACGAAACCCTCAAACGCTTCTTCAAAATCTACATCCGCGACTTCGACGGCGCCAAGGAACTGCGCGACCAGCTGATGCACACCACCAGCACCGACGAAGTCCGTAAGATATTTGAAAAATATAAATATTATGATATAATGTGA